One part of the Sorangiineae bacterium MSr11954 genome encodes these proteins:
- a CDS encoding protein kinase, which yields MLEGHLGEGGMGVVHRARDLERGEVVALKLMTRVDSVALLRFKREFRALADIVHANLVQLYELFSEGDSWFFTMELIDGLDFVAAMHAPGLPATSMERTLPNRSVDDGGSTLEAPIQFYEAAAAGEDRAEVLRAAGGHQPFAVRDVERLRDALRQLADGLSAIHAAGKLHRDVKPSNVLVTRAGRVVLLDFGVVADSTPDRRASDDALVGTPAYMAPEQAAFKRATTASDWYAVGVMLYEVLTRTLPFGGNMTEILMRKQRIMPPPPSELVSGVPQDLERLCMDLLRTDPRERPTGDEVLRRLEGDASLPGISASVEIPFVGRTAQLAALDDAFHASLGGKAVILRVFGRSGMGKSALVSRFLNSLGVRSDVLVLSGRCYEREAVPFKAVDQVVDELSRWLLRAPDEEVWQLVPQGMHQLVRLFPVLRDARMVDSSPRFDAADAEGGSGGGDVEITDPQEIRRRAFGALKELLAAISLRYALVIHIDDMQWGDVDSVQLLESLLAPKALSSVLLVCSYRSELEATSPALQALHDVEERIAPLCLSRRVEVDELSPSETSLLARALLKDSGDTITRAVVAEAHGSPFFVAELARWANERPNLARSEGMISLEQVILARVAELPDDARALLEVLSVAAGPLEHRIAENATGSMASYFSAVLQLRGARLIHTRGLGSRDSAETTHDRIRETLASSLSEERRRQCHLGLARVLASSLGADPEAVFRHFHAAGDKESAKKYAVQAAEAANEALAFMRAARLYEAAIELGAGPARALYRELGDALASAGRGAKAADAYLAAAEDAPADEALELRRIAAEYLMKSGREREGLRVLRTVLEAVDLSYPASTEAALASFVYNDARLRLSWAMRRPTAGKTGSQVELSRVDAAFSAAAGLALTDVLRGADFGTRALLLAIEAGDPLRLCRALAIAAGNIASAGEPSRQRAEEMVRAAEQIAERTGDPHSVALSQLAAAFVHFFLGEWRSARKKLERAEGIFRARCRFASWELANTQAWMCDVLILSGELREAAERIPAIVEDARAREDRFALVQTIYPHCIAYIVGDDVEAAWRATEVLPIGQEPHDIFTSAHWGAMISACSVLRYRGDGVAAWWRSERDMPSLEKTHMLRAAMIRCFTLYERALTAVSAVSNERLALHRSRFIDERELLGVVDRAAKRLAREKLRYAPAMGHMLRACAAAVRGDREGAYSALEMTVPMLDGADLGYLAACARHRLGEVVGGTRGSELKERSLDFFTAQGFRNVERCLAMSAPGFEEILAGS from the coding sequence GTGCTCGAAGGCCACCTCGGTGAGGGGGGCATGGGCGTGGTCCATCGCGCGCGCGATCTCGAGCGCGGCGAGGTGGTAGCGCTCAAGCTGATGACCCGCGTCGATTCGGTCGCGCTCCTCCGTTTCAAGCGCGAGTTCCGGGCCTTGGCCGACATCGTCCACGCCAACTTGGTGCAGCTCTACGAGCTCTTCTCCGAGGGCGACTCCTGGTTCTTCACCATGGAGCTGATCGACGGGCTCGACTTCGTGGCGGCCATGCATGCCCCCGGGCTGCCCGCCACGAGCATGGAGCGGACATTGCCTAACCGCTCCGTCGACGACGGTGGCTCCACCCTGGAGGCGCCCATCCAATTTTACGAGGCGGCGGCCGCCGGCGAGGATCGCGCGGAGGTGCTGCGCGCGGCCGGCGGGCACCAGCCGTTTGCCGTGCGCGATGTCGAGCGGCTGCGCGATGCGCTCCGGCAGCTGGCCGACGGGCTCAGCGCCATTCACGCGGCCGGAAAGTTGCACCGCGATGTGAAGCCCTCCAACGTGCTGGTCACGAGGGCAGGGCGCGTGGTGCTCCTCGACTTTGGGGTCGTCGCCGACAGCACACCCGATCGCCGCGCGAGCGACGATGCCTTGGTCGGCACACCCGCGTACATGGCCCCGGAGCAAGCGGCCTTCAAGCGGGCCACCACCGCATCGGATTGGTACGCGGTGGGGGTCATGCTCTACGAGGTGCTCACCCGCACCTTGCCGTTCGGCGGCAACATGACGGAGATCCTCATGCGCAAGCAGCGGATCATGCCGCCGCCGCCCTCGGAGCTGGTCTCCGGCGTGCCGCAGGATCTCGAGCGCCTCTGCATGGACCTCTTGCGCACCGATCCGCGCGAGCGCCCCACGGGCGATGAAGTGCTGCGCAGGCTGGAGGGCGATGCCTCCTTGCCCGGGATCTCGGCGTCGGTGGAGATCCCCTTCGTGGGCCGCACCGCGCAGCTCGCCGCGCTGGACGACGCCTTTCACGCGAGCTTGGGCGGCAAGGCGGTCATCCTGCGCGTCTTCGGGCGGTCGGGCATGGGCAAGAGCGCGCTGGTCTCGCGCTTCTTGAACAGCCTCGGCGTGCGCTCCGACGTGCTGGTGCTCTCCGGCCGCTGCTACGAGCGCGAGGCCGTCCCGTTCAAGGCCGTCGATCAGGTGGTGGACGAGCTCAGTCGATGGCTCCTTCGCGCCCCCGACGAAGAGGTGTGGCAGCTGGTTCCGCAGGGCATGCACCAGCTGGTGCGGCTCTTTCCCGTTCTGCGCGACGCGCGCATGGTCGACAGCTCGCCGCGCTTCGATGCCGCCGATGCCGAGGGCGGTAGCGGCGGGGGCGACGTCGAGATCACCGATCCGCAGGAGATCCGGCGCCGCGCGTTCGGCGCCCTCAAGGAGCTGCTGGCCGCCATCAGCTTGCGCTACGCCCTGGTCATCCACATCGACGATATGCAGTGGGGCGACGTGGACAGCGTGCAGCTGCTCGAGTCGCTCTTGGCGCCCAAGGCTTTGTCGTCGGTGCTCCTCGTCTGCAGCTACCGCAGCGAGCTCGAGGCGACCAGCCCCGCGCTCCAAGCGCTGCACGACGTCGAGGAGCGCATCGCGCCGCTCTGCCTCTCGCGGCGGGTGGAGGTGGACGAGCTCTCGCCGTCGGAGACCTCCTTGCTCGCCCGCGCGCTGCTGAAGGACTCGGGCGACACCATCACGCGCGCCGTGGTCGCGGAGGCGCACGGCAGCCCCTTCTTCGTGGCCGAGCTGGCGCGCTGGGCCAACGAGCGCCCGAACTTGGCGCGCAGCGAGGGGATGATCTCGCTCGAGCAGGTCATTTTGGCGCGGGTGGCCGAGCTCCCCGACGATGCGCGCGCGCTCCTCGAGGTGCTCAGCGTGGCGGCCGGACCGCTGGAGCACCGCATCGCCGAGAACGCGACCGGGAGCATGGCCTCGTACTTCTCCGCCGTGCTGCAGCTCCGCGGCGCGCGGCTGATTCACACGCGCGGCCTCGGCTCGCGCGACTCCGCCGAGACCACGCACGATCGCATCCGCGAGACCTTGGCGAGCAGCCTCTCCGAGGAGCGGCGCAGGCAGTGTCACCTCGGCCTGGCGCGGGTGCTCGCCTCGAGCCTGGGCGCCGATCCGGAGGCCGTGTTCCGGCACTTCCACGCGGCGGGCGACAAGGAGAGCGCCAAGAAGTACGCCGTTCAAGCCGCGGAGGCGGCCAACGAGGCGCTCGCCTTCATGCGCGCCGCGCGCCTTTACGAGGCGGCCATCGAGCTGGGGGCCGGCCCGGCGCGCGCGCTCTACCGCGAGCTGGGCGACGCGCTCGCCAGCGCCGGGCGCGGGGCCAAGGCCGCCGATGCCTACCTCGCCGCCGCGGAGGACGCGCCGGCCGACGAGGCCCTCGAGCTGCGCCGCATCGCGGCCGAGTACCTGATGAAGAGCGGCCGCGAGCGCGAAGGCTTGCGCGTGCTGCGCACGGTGCTGGAGGCGGTCGATCTGAGCTACCCCGCGTCGACCGAGGCCGCCCTGGCCTCGTTCGTCTACAACGACGCGCGCCTGCGGCTCTCGTGGGCCATGCGCCGCCCCACCGCGGGAAAGACCGGCTCGCAAGTGGAGCTGTCGCGGGTCGACGCCGCCTTCTCCGCCGCCGCCGGCTTGGCCCTCACCGACGTGCTCCGCGGCGCCGATTTTGGCACGCGCGCGCTCCTCCTCGCCATCGAAGCGGGCGATCCGCTGCGCCTTTGCCGCGCCTTGGCCATCGCGGCCGGCAACATCGCCAGCGCCGGCGAGCCCTCGCGGCAGCGCGCCGAAGAGATGGTGCGCGCCGCCGAACAAATCGCCGAGCGCACGGGCGATCCGCACAGCGTCGCGCTCTCGCAGCTGGCCGCGGCCTTCGTGCACTTCTTCTTGGGCGAGTGGCGCAGCGCGCGCAAGAAGCTCGAACGGGCGGAGGGGATCTTCCGCGCGCGGTGCCGGTTTGCGTCGTGGGAGCTCGCCAACACGCAAGCGTGGATGTGCGATGTCCTCATCTTGAGCGGCGAGCTTCGCGAGGCGGCCGAGCGCATCCCGGCCATCGTCGAGGACGCGCGCGCGCGCGAGGACCGCTTTGCCCTGGTGCAGACGATCTACCCGCACTGCATCGCGTACATCGTCGGCGACGACGTGGAGGCCGCGTGGCGGGCGACCGAGGTGCTGCCCATCGGCCAAGAGCCGCACGACATTTTCACCAGCGCGCACTGGGGCGCCATGATCTCGGCGTGCTCCGTGCTGCGCTACCGGGGCGACGGCGTGGCCGCCTGGTGGCGCTCGGAGCGCGACATGCCTTCGCTGGAGAAGACGCACATGCTTCGCGCCGCCATGATCCGCTGCTTTACGCTCTACGAGCGCGCGCTCACCGCCGTCTCCGCCGTGTCGAACGAGCGGCTGGCGCTGCACCGTTCGCGCTTCATCGACGAGCGCGAGCTGCTCGGCGTGGTCGACCGCGCGGCCAAGCGCCTCGCCCGCGAGAAGCTGCGCTATGCGCCGGCCATGGGCCATATGCTGCGCGCGTGCGCGGCCGCCGTCCGCGGCGATCGCGAGGGCGCCTACTCGGCCTTGGAGATGACGGTGCCCATGCTCGACGGCGCCGATCTGGGCTACCTGGCGGCGTGCGCGCGCCACCGGCTGGGCGAGGTCGTGGGCGGCACCCGCGGGAGCGAGCTGAAAGAGCGCTCGCTCGACTTCTTCACGGCCCAAGGCTTCCGAAACGTGGAGCGCTGCTTGGCCATGAGCGCCCCCGGCTTCGAGGAGATCCTGGCTGGATCATGA
- a CDS encoding NUDIX domain-containing protein: MSEIDWASWTPTEVSALLFVVRGGQVLLIRKKRGLGAGKINAPGGRLEPGETPADAAVRETREEVGVVPSAVRERGELRFQFTDGYKLQCFVFSADDCEGEPVETDEALPIWTRLNAIPYDEMWADDREWLPLMLSGRRFFACSIFDGERMVDLSLDVQDPAEPLFEHLRALGIATETVSHPPVFTVDEAKQHRAQHDGPHVKNLFLRNKKGAMWLVTVHEDRPIDLRDLGKRLGAGNLSFGSPERLRTYLGVEPGSVTPLAILNDRDRVVTMALDASLFRDGVSNIHCHPLTNDRTTSIGSADLLRFVASTGHDPVLVDFDV, translated from the coding sequence GTGAGCGAGATCGATTGGGCGAGCTGGACACCCACGGAGGTTTCGGCGCTCCTCTTCGTGGTGCGCGGGGGGCAGGTCCTCCTGATTCGAAAGAAGCGCGGGCTCGGCGCCGGCAAAATCAACGCGCCCGGCGGCCGCTTGGAGCCCGGGGAGACACCGGCCGACGCGGCGGTGCGCGAGACGCGCGAAGAGGTGGGGGTCGTCCCCTCGGCCGTGCGCGAGCGGGGCGAGCTGCGCTTTCAGTTCACCGATGGCTACAAGCTGCAGTGCTTCGTCTTCTCCGCCGATGACTGCGAGGGCGAGCCGGTGGAGACCGATGAAGCGCTCCCCATTTGGACCCGCCTCAATGCCATACCCTACGATGAAATGTGGGCGGACGATCGCGAATGGCTGCCGCTCATGCTCTCGGGCCGCCGCTTCTTCGCCTGCTCGATCTTCGACGGCGAGCGCATGGTCGATCTCTCCCTCGACGTTCAGGATCCCGCCGAGCCGCTGTTCGAGCATCTGCGCGCGCTCGGCATCGCCACCGAGACCGTCTCCCACCCGCCGGTCTTCACCGTGGACGAAGCCAAGCAGCACCGGGCGCAGCACGATGGCCCCCACGTGAAGAACCTCTTCTTGCGCAACAAAAAGGGCGCCATGTGGCTCGTCACCGTGCACGAGGACCGCCCCATCGATCTGCGCGATCTCGGCAAGCGCCTCGGCGCGGGCAACCTCTCCTTCGGTTCGCCCGAGCGCCTGCGCACGTACCTGGGGGTGGAGCCGGGCTCCGTCACCCCGCTGGCCATCCTCAACGATCGCGATCGCGTGGTGACCATGGCGCTCGACGCCTCGCTCTTTCGCGATGGGGTGAGCAACATTCATTGCCATCCGCTCACCAACGATCGCACCACGTCGATCGGCAGCGCCGATCTGCTTCGATTCGTCGCCTCGACGGGGCACGATCCCGTCCTCGTCGACTTCGACGTGTGA
- a CDS encoding GreA/GreB family elongation factor, with amino-acid sequence MSKAFTKDDAEDEPLVVPRPPLPAGSPNYVTPRGLARLRAELRQLDTERAHLEAQPPEPDRVRALTILHARIHELGERIASAVPVDPRTQPRDEIRFGATITVRGETGPARHYEIVGVDEADAAHGRLAFSAPLARALLGKRAGDVIAFRTPRGEEELEIVAIDYAGEA; translated from the coding sequence GTGAGCAAGGCTTTCACGAAAGACGACGCCGAAGACGAGCCCTTGGTGGTCCCGCGCCCGCCCCTCCCCGCAGGCTCCCCCAACTACGTCACGCCGCGCGGCCTCGCACGGCTTCGCGCGGAGCTGCGGCAGCTGGACACCGAGCGCGCGCACCTGGAGGCCCAGCCGCCCGAGCCCGATCGGGTGCGTGCCCTCACCATTCTTCACGCGCGCATCCACGAGCTGGGCGAGCGCATCGCCAGCGCCGTGCCCGTCGATCCCCGCACCCAGCCCCGCGACGAAATCCGATTCGGCGCCACGATTACCGTGCGCGGCGAAACCGGTCCTGCCCGTCACTACGAAATCGTCGGCGTCGACGAGGCCGATGCCGCACACGGCCGTTTGGCGTTCAGCGCTCCGCTCGCGCGCGCGCTCCTCGGCAAACGCGCCGGCGATGTGATCGCATTTCGAACCCCGCGCGGCGAGGAAGAGCTGGAGATTGTCGCCATCGACTACGCGGGGGAAGCATAA
- a CDS encoding amidase (catalyzes the hydrolysis of a monocarboxylic acid amid to form a monocarboxylate and ammonia), with protein MPFAPFLVSCQAGEAGESPASSARAALGEQDFDPLEASIPELQDALDRGRTTSRALVETYLARIAAYDAQGPALNAISAVAADALEQADRLDHERKTSGPRGPLHGIPVVVKDNFETARMQTAAGSILLEGWTSGADATLVGKLSAAGAIVFAKTNMHEWAYGGETRGSLFGQTLNPYALDRVPGGSSGGTGVAVAANFASFGLGSDTCGSIRGPAANNDLTGLRPTRGLISRSGVIPLSHTQDTAGPLARSVTDLAFAMDALAGYDPADPITRDGIGHIPPTYTAFLERDGLRGARIGVLTNLQPADGTDPEVARRMDEAAKAMCAEGAVVVDVTMPHLPEFGDVLDGAPTDLVELEFKFDLNDYLDAHPTAPVHSLTEIVASGKYDASVGPLLAAADAQRHRHTIERQKRLLHRTVVETATLATLFANHLDALVYPTLRQKASKLGAPPRGMNCQLSAHSGLPALTVPAGFTDDGVPVGLELLGPAWSEGSLIRLAYAFEQATHHRRLPATTPPLPKSGGSIRAD; from the coding sequence TTGCCGTTTGCGCCCTTCCTCGTCTCCTGCCAGGCGGGCGAGGCCGGCGAGTCCCCCGCGTCGAGCGCACGCGCGGCGCTGGGCGAACAGGACTTCGATCCGCTCGAGGCGTCCATTCCCGAGCTGCAAGATGCGCTCGATCGGGGCCGCACCACGTCGCGCGCGCTGGTCGAGACGTACCTGGCCCGCATCGCCGCGTACGATGCGCAGGGTCCAGCATTGAATGCCATCTCCGCCGTCGCGGCCGATGCCCTCGAGCAGGCGGATCGCCTCGACCACGAGCGAAAGACGAGCGGACCGCGAGGCCCGCTCCATGGCATACCGGTGGTGGTCAAAGACAACTTCGAGACCGCGCGCATGCAGACGGCCGCGGGATCGATCCTCCTCGAAGGCTGGACCTCCGGCGCCGACGCGACCTTGGTCGGGAAGCTCTCGGCCGCGGGCGCCATCGTCTTTGCCAAGACGAACATGCACGAGTGGGCGTACGGCGGTGAGACGCGCGGATCGCTCTTCGGTCAGACCTTGAACCCGTATGCGCTCGATCGGGTGCCGGGCGGCTCGAGCGGGGGTACGGGCGTGGCCGTCGCCGCCAACTTCGCCAGCTTCGGCCTTGGTTCGGATACGTGTGGCTCCATCCGGGGCCCGGCCGCCAACAACGATTTGACCGGGCTGAGACCCACGCGCGGCTTGATCAGCCGCAGCGGCGTCATTCCGCTTTCGCACACGCAAGATACGGCGGGGCCGCTCGCGCGCTCGGTGACCGATCTCGCCTTCGCGATGGACGCCCTCGCCGGCTACGATCCGGCCGATCCCATCACCCGCGATGGGATCGGGCACATACCGCCCACCTACACGGCCTTTCTCGAGCGGGACGGGCTTCGCGGCGCGCGGATCGGGGTGCTCACCAACCTGCAGCCTGCCGATGGAACCGATCCCGAGGTGGCCCGGCGCATGGACGAGGCGGCGAAGGCCATGTGCGCGGAGGGCGCGGTGGTGGTGGACGTGACCATGCCGCACCTGCCCGAGTTCGGCGACGTCCTCGATGGCGCGCCGACCGATCTGGTGGAGCTGGAGTTCAAGTTCGATCTGAACGACTACCTCGACGCCCACCCCACGGCGCCGGTGCATAGCCTCACCGAAATCGTGGCATCCGGAAAATACGACGCGAGCGTGGGGCCGCTCCTGGCCGCGGCCGACGCCCAACGGCACCGGCACACGATCGAGCGCCAAAAACGGCTGCTGCATCGCACGGTCGTCGAGACCGCGACCTTGGCGACCCTCTTTGCGAACCACCTCGATGCGCTCGTCTATCCGACCCTTCGTCAGAAGGCGTCGAAGCTCGGTGCACCGCCGCGCGGGATGAATTGCCAATTGAGCGCCCACTCGGGCCTCCCCGCGCTGACGGTCCCGGCGGGCTTCACGGACGACGGCGTCCCCGTGGGCCTCGAGCTCTTGGGCCCTGCGTGGAGCGAGGGCTCCCTCATCCGCCTGGCGTATGCGTTCGAACAGGCCACGCACCACCGTCGCCTCCCGGCCACCACACCGCCGCTGCCGAAATCGGGCGGATCGATCCGCGCCGATTGA
- a CDS encoding class I SAM-dependent methyltransferase has translation MDHELLAGTTAHYRDPDYYTKTYQRRLDDVRYYVDIAAASGGPVLEYGCGNGRILLPVARRGVTAWGVDLSEAMLTDLERKLLQEPESVRARVKAKHGDMRKVRLGKRFPLIACPFNTFLHLYERADVERFLAKVKSHLAPKGTFVLDISIPDPSELSRSPQRGYRGAPFSYPGVGKVRYVERFDYDGPRQILFVSMEFEDERGQAWMTPLAHRQFYPRELEALLHYNGFKIIAQYGGFDGSPLGPDSDTLIVHARAVK, from the coding sequence ATGGATCACGAGCTGCTCGCCGGAACGACGGCGCATTACCGAGACCCGGACTACTATACGAAGACGTACCAGCGCCGCCTGGACGATGTTCGCTATTATGTCGATATAGCCGCCGCGTCCGGGGGCCCGGTGCTGGAGTACGGCTGCGGCAATGGTCGCATCTTGCTCCCCGTCGCCCGGCGCGGCGTGACGGCGTGGGGTGTCGACCTCTCCGAGGCCATGCTGACCGACCTCGAACGAAAATTGCTGCAAGAGCCGGAGAGCGTTCGCGCGCGGGTCAAAGCCAAACACGGTGACATGCGGAAGGTCCGGCTCGGGAAGCGATTTCCGTTGATCGCGTGCCCCTTCAACACGTTCCTCCACCTGTACGAGCGCGCCGACGTCGAGCGCTTTCTGGCCAAGGTCAAATCCCACTTGGCGCCGAAAGGCACCTTCGTGCTCGATATATCGATCCCGGATCCCAGCGAGCTGAGTCGGTCGCCCCAGCGAGGATACCGCGGCGCGCCTTTTTCATATCCAGGCGTCGGAAAGGTGCGCTACGTCGAGCGGTTCGATTACGACGGACCTCGGCAAATCCTGTTCGTCTCCATGGAGTTCGAAGACGAACGCGGCCAAGCGTGGATGACCCCCCTCGCCCACCGGCAATTTTATCCCCGCGAGCTCGAAGCGCTCTTGCACTACAATGGATTCAAAATCATCGCGCAGTACGGCGGCTTCGATGGTTCCCCGCTGGGGCCGGACTCCGACACGCTGATCGTTCACGCTCGGGCGGTGAAGTAG
- a CDS encoding serine/threonine-protein phosphatase yields the protein MLRSMEAAGSSGKGRDRETCTAAFSVSAVHAAVAEGVGSFSGGAAAARIAVDVIPAMVSSLVPERHSGADPADARAASTRHVRMAIRHASGCIAEESSRDAQHRGMSATLAACFLLGGALVVGHAGSSRVYRVREGELTRVTADHGFTVFSAWRAPSTYSVTTAVTRALGIRGHAEADVAIAEALPGDRLILATRGVYNVLPEVDLLRVVNEHPTNVQRAAEQIMAAVAAWPEAEDDRTCVVASLR from the coding sequence ATGCTTCGATCGATGGAGGCGGCCGGTTCGAGCGGCAAGGGGCGAGATCGCGAGACGTGCACCGCGGCGTTCTCGGTGAGCGCCGTGCACGCGGCCGTGGCCGAGGGGGTCGGAAGCTTCTCGGGCGGCGCGGCGGCCGCGCGCATCGCCGTGGACGTGATCCCTGCGATGGTATCGAGCCTCGTGCCCGAGAGACATTCGGGCGCGGATCCGGCCGATGCACGGGCCGCCTCGACCCGCCATGTCCGAATGGCGATTCGCCACGCCAGCGGCTGCATCGCAGAGGAATCGTCCCGCGACGCGCAACATCGGGGGATGAGCGCGACCTTGGCCGCGTGCTTCCTCCTCGGGGGGGCGCTGGTCGTGGGGCACGCGGGCTCCTCGCGCGTGTATCGGGTGCGCGAAGGGGAGCTGACCCGCGTGACCGCCGATCATGGCTTCACCGTATTTTCGGCCTGGCGCGCGCCCTCGACGTATTCGGTCACCACCGCGGTCACGCGCGCGCTGGGCATCCGCGGCCACGCGGAGGCGGACGTCGCCATCGCCGAGGCCCTCCCGGGGGATCGACTGATCTTGGCCACCCGCGGCGTCTACAACGTGCTGCCGGAGGTCGATTTGCTCCGCGTCGTGAACGAGCACCCGACGAACGTGCAAAGGGCGGCCGAGCAGATCATGGCGGCGGTCGCCGCGTGGCCCGAGGCCGAGGACGATCGCACCTGCGTGGTGGCGAGCCTGCGATGA
- a CDS encoding cysteine hydrolase, translated as MTIDPRTTAVVLIEYQNEFTSKGGVLHEAVAPVMAETNMLTNTVKFVDAVRRKGVTVMHAPITFAADYGELTKHPYGILKGVVDGKAFVKGSWGATIVDALKPAPGDIVIEGKRGLDTFASTNLDFILRSKGIKTVILGGFLTNCCVESTMRTAYEHGFDVITLTDCLAATSPEEHRNAIAYDYPMFSKPMPSTEVLAQIG; from the coding sequence GTGACGATCGATCCGCGCACCACTGCTGTCGTCCTCATCGAGTATCAAAACGAGTTCACCTCCAAGGGCGGCGTGCTCCACGAGGCCGTTGCGCCAGTCATGGCGGAGACGAACATGCTGACGAACACCGTCAAGTTCGTGGACGCGGTGCGGCGCAAGGGCGTGACGGTCATGCACGCCCCCATTACGTTCGCCGCCGATTACGGGGAGCTGACCAAGCACCCCTACGGCATCCTCAAAGGTGTGGTCGATGGCAAAGCCTTCGTCAAAGGCTCATGGGGCGCGACCATCGTGGATGCGCTGAAGCCCGCCCCCGGGGATATCGTGATCGAAGGAAAACGCGGCCTCGACACCTTCGCCAGCACCAACCTCGATTTCATTTTGCGGAGCAAAGGGATCAAGACGGTGATCTTGGGCGGCTTCCTCACCAACTGTTGCGTCGAGTCGACCATGCGGACCGCGTACGAGCATGGCTTCGACGTGATCACCCTCACCGATTGCTTGGCCGCGACCTCCCCCGAAGAGCACCGCAACGCCATCGCGTACGATTATCCGATGTTCTCCAAGCCGATGCCTTCGACCGAGGTGCTCGCGCAAATCGGATAA
- a CDS encoding SDR family oxidoreductase, producing the protein MAKLLGKTALVTGASRGIGRAIARRLAADGARVAVHYGSNDRAAKETLQAIEAAGGRAFSIRAELGKDGDVDALFAALDQGLSGQPLDILVNNAAAGPAGPIEADTPEAFDRLFAINVKAPYFIIQRALPRLRDGGRIINVSSVCTRISTPIQTSFAMTKGALEIMSRTLANALGGRGITVNTITPGATATDLNEALFAQPGAQSLFESMTALGRFGQPEDIADAVAFLASHDARWVTGQALEASGGIYLGPREALPAQA; encoded by the coding sequence ATGGCGAAGCTGCTTGGAAAAACGGCATTGGTAACGGGGGCCTCACGGGGAATTGGACGAGCCATCGCGCGCCGGCTGGCGGCGGATGGCGCACGGGTTGCCGTGCATTACGGTAGCAACGACCGCGCGGCGAAGGAAACGCTCCAGGCCATCGAGGCCGCGGGCGGCCGCGCTTTTTCCATCCGGGCGGAGCTCGGCAAGGACGGCGACGTGGACGCGCTGTTCGCGGCGCTCGACCAGGGGCTCTCCGGGCAGCCGCTGGACATTTTGGTCAACAACGCGGCCGCCGGACCCGCAGGTCCCATCGAGGCGGACACCCCCGAGGCGTTCGACCGCCTCTTTGCCATCAATGTTAAGGCGCCGTACTTCATCATCCAGCGCGCGCTCCCCCGGCTCCGCGACGGAGGGCGCATCATCAACGTGTCCTCGGTGTGCACCCGAATTTCGACCCCAATTCAAACTTCTTTTGCGATGACCAAGGGCGCGCTGGAGATTATGAGCCGAACCTTGGCCAACGCGCTCGGCGGCCGCGGAATCACGGTGAACACCATCACCCCCGGCGCCACCGCCACCGATTTGAACGAGGCCCTGTTCGCGCAGCCGGGCGCCCAGAGTTTGTTCGAATCGATGACGGCCCTCGGCCGCTTCGGCCAGCCCGAAGACATCGCCGACGCCGTGGCCTTCCTCGCGTCGCACGACGCCCGCTGGGTCACGGGGCAGGCGCTCGAGGCCAGCGGGGGCATTTACCTCGGCCCGCGCGAGGCGCTCCCCGCGCAGGCCTGA
- a CDS encoding TetR/AcrR family transcriptional regulator yields MTRKPPTLRERQRLETRRLIQTQAMRLFLARGYDETTVNDVAEAARVSAMTVYRHFPTKEDLVLSDEYNAIIAERIAARPPHETLVQRIGRTFVEDIGLMVGGGSHERAAEGVRARLVVPGGKELLLARLKLVMATPALRARQWESQYAIQRTIVEALRGDPPDRDLEFQLWVASGACCAALRAALFRWAEENGRPDLTRLLEDALAIAFAGQFP; encoded by the coding sequence ATGACGCGCAAGCCACCAACATTGCGGGAGCGCCAGCGCCTGGAGACGCGCAGGCTCATTCAGACGCAGGCGATGCGGCTTTTTCTGGCGCGCGGCTACGACGAGACCACCGTGAATGACGTGGCCGAGGCCGCTCGGGTCTCGGCCATGACGGTCTATCGGCACTTCCCCACCAAGGAGGACTTGGTCCTCAGCGACGAATACAACGCGATCATCGCCGAGCGGATCGCGGCGAGGCCGCCGCACGAGACGTTGGTGCAGCGCATCGGAAGGACCTTCGTGGAGGACATCGGGCTGATGGTCGGCGGAGGTTCGCACGAGCGCGCCGCAGAGGGCGTCCGCGCGCGGCTGGTGGTCCCCGGCGGCAAGGAGCTGCTCCTCGCGCGCCTCAAGCTGGTGATGGCCACGCCCGCCCTGCGCGCGCGCCAATGGGAGAGCCAGTACGCGATCCAGCGAACCATCGTCGAGGCGCTGCGCGGCGATCCGCCGGACCGCGACTTGGAGTTCCAACTATGGGTCGCCAGCGGCGCCTGCTGCGCGGCCCTGCGCGCGGCGCTGTTCCGTTGGGCCGAGGAGAATGGTCGACCGGATCTCACCCGGCTGCTCGAAGATGCGCTGGCCATCGCCTTCGCGGGGCAGTTCCCGTAA